The DNA segment AAGGTTGCATGCAATCCGTGCTTACGAGCAATGGTTTTAACAACAAGCTTAAACGTTTGAATGTTATCACACGTTGTGATCGCATCTGCATATTTAAAGTCAATTTCGTGTTGTCCTGGAGCTACTTCATGGTGAGACGCTTCAATTTCAAAGCCCATGTCCTCTAGCTCAAGTACGATATCACGACGGCAGTTTTCACCTAGATCCGTTGGAGCTAAGTCAAAGTATCCACCTTTATCATTTAGTTCAAGTGTTGGCTCGCCTTTTTCATCATTTTTAAAAAGGAAGAATTCAGGCTCTGGTCCAATGTTAAAATCAGTGAATCCTAGCTCTTCCGCTTGCTTTAATACACGTTTTAGAATACCGCGTGGATCTCCTTCAAACGGAACAGGCTCCTCGCCCGGCTTACTTGGCTGATAAATGTCGCAAATTAAGCGTGCCACTTTCCCTTTCTCTGGTGTCCAAGGGAACACAACCCATGTATCTAGATCCGGATACAGATACATATCAGATTCTTCAATACGAACGAAGCCTTCAATCGATGAACCATCAAACATCATCTTGTTGTCTAGTGCTTTTGGTAATTGATCAATTGGAATCTCAACGTTTTTAATTGTTCCTTGCAGATCAGTAAACTGCAAACGAATAAAACGAACGTTGTCCTCTTGAGCAATGCGTGTAATGTCTTCTTTTGAATATGATGACATAGTATGTACCTCTCCTTTTATCCTTTTTATATAGGAAGAACTATGCACTAGGCATCGTTCGACTTATTCATATGTTTCCATCATTTTTGATTCCCTTTCTATTATCCTACTAAACCCCTGTTTAATCGTCAAATTCTGAATCTTCTAGATTTTAGACGATCCTATGGCGTCAAGTGCCTGTGTGACGGCAATCTTCACGTGCTCGTAGGTTAGCCCTCCTTGAACATAGGCTGTATAAGGTGGACGAATAGG comes from the Alkalihalobacillus sp. FSL W8-0930 genome and includes:
- the glnA gene encoding type I glutamate--ammonia ligase, whose translation is MSSYSKEDITRIAQEDNVRFIRLQFTDLQGTIKNVEIPIDQLPKALDNKMMFDGSSIEGFVRIEESDMYLYPDLDTWVVFPWTPEKGKVARLICDIYQPSKPGEEPVPFEGDPRGILKRVLKQAEELGFTDFNIGPEPEFFLFKNDEKGEPTLELNDKGGYFDLAPTDLGENCRRDIVLELEDMGFEIEASHHEVAPGQHEIDFKYADAITTCDNIQTFKLVVKTIARKHGLHATFMPKPLFGVNGSGMHCNMSLFNENGNVFYDQNTESQLSRTAMQFLAGILKHAEAFTALTNPIVNSYKRLVPGYEAPVYVAWSMRNRSPLIRIPSSRGISTRVEVRSPDPAANPYLAIAAMLAAGLDGIKNKMTPPEATDRNIYVMSKEERIEEGINDLPATLKDALNKLVNDEVIVNALGEHAIEHFIEAKEIEWDMFRTQVHPWERDQYLETY